The genome window CTGAGCCAGTaggactctattcatgttactgtCACTCATATCCGAGAtggctggcttgtatagcattaggagtctcagccacggactcttactggatACTGGTCTCCAACCGGAGTTTGAACCCCCAATGGAAAGATGACGTTCTtccctactgagctatccagctgctaaCTAACTAGTtatctagctgtgtgtgtgtgtgtgtgtgtgtgtgtgtgtgtgtgtgtgtgtgtgtgtgtgtgtgtgtgtgtgtgtgtgtatatatatacacacacacacacacacacacacacacatatatatatatacacacacacacacacacatatatatatatacacacatacacacacacacatatatatatatatatatatatatacacaaaaactttaattcatagtagtacaagcctgtttcgtgtgccACACACTCAACAGGCTTGTGCTACTATgaattaaagggttttttccccctacatctcttttaatattctgctccttatttgttgagtagtCTTACCAACACCATCAATGGTTTCCAgagggaaaaaacgctatatatatatatatatgtgtgtgtgtgtgtgtgtgtgtgtgtgtgtgtgtgtattttttcaaTGTGTTTAAACATATTCTTTTTACAGGTATTAAATAATTAGAAATTTTGCGGTAATGCTTTAGGAGATACATATCTGCCTTAGTATTCATCTTCCTATAATAAGCTTTGTCATTAGTTCCTTCTTTCTTGTACATTTCTGATCGTGtttcattcattttcttttgtttttaaatgtttatTCTCAGATCTTTCCAATCAACAAGATTCTGAAAGGAAAATAACACTACGTGAGTTTTCTCATTTCCCCCAGATGTTATTCAGTTCAAACATGCAGACAATATCGTTGTGATCTCTTAAAGTTTTGAGTAATTTCTGAGAACTTTGTGATTTATGTTTATCTTCTTATTAATGATATGCAGGTGAACCAGACAACAGTGTTACACGACCACTTGAACATAAGAAGATTATTGAACGGATTCTCAGCCAGCAGAGAGTACCATCAAGCCATTCTGTTGTGGCCACAATTGGAACTCAAGAGGATTTGAACCTGGATACTAAGAAATCAGAACTCAAGTCCCCCTGTTTCACTCTTCCCCTAGTTGTGGAGGGAAATAACAACACAGAGAGCTATATTACCCTTCTCTCCTTTCTCAACGGCAGTCACTACAAACCAGAGTTTGGGGTAATCTATGGACCAACCTCAGAACTTCTCGCTTCCTCCATCTTTGCTAACCAAGCGGATGAGAACAAGCTAACAGCCTTTCTGGGTTCTGCCAGGGAAACCGCAAGGAAGAAGGGTCACTATTGGTCACAAAGTCGTCTCTGCTACCTCCTGGGCAAGCTTTGTGCCTGGAGGTCAAGTTTCAGCAAGGCCAGAATTTACTTGGAAGAAGCCCTCAGTGTGCCCCGAGAAGGATTCACCGACATGAAGCTGCTAGCGAGTATCTACACGAACCTGGCATTTGTATATCTTACACAGAAGAACCTAGAGAAGTACTATGCTATGGCTGAGCGAATTGCTGCTTTGATCATGGGCATCCAAGAGTCCATGGCAAGCGTGGAGAATGACTCGGAGGTTTTGAAATACGTTGTAATGAAAGCTGTACTGTCTCACAACAAGATCGCTGAGGCTCGGGCCTGTTTTATCTTGGCCAAGCACCACTGGAGGTGGGGTGAGAGTGTAAATGCTGTGCCTTACATTGAAAGACTCCTTGTTCTTTGCGGGGAACATTCTAGAACATGGAACATCGCCACCAGCCACGGATACCTGAGCCTTGGAAAGCTTTACAGTGAACTTTGTCTTCCTCACCTCAGTATCAGTTCGGCAAGGAGAGCTTCCCTGCAGCCCTCGGCTAGCCTGAGTGACTGCCTCCATGGGGTGGCCCTGGTTCTGGAGAACTCCACAAGACTATACGGGATCAGAGAGCATGAAATCTCCATCCCAACTCAGGTAGCACCGCAACTACACCAAGCGCTCTCTTTCATTGAGGGTGCTGAAGATGGTCAAAATGGAGATGGAAGGAAGCAGTACTCTGCCTTGAGCCACACACTTGCGGTCTGTCTTTCACAGCTGTTTAAAAAACATGAAATGGTCGGACACGCTGTCCGCTCTGTGCAAACTCTCTTAACGCACTGGCCACCTTTCCCAAGCCTCTCTGTCTCAGAAATAAACAGTGCCCTCATCTGGCTCGGATGGCTTTACATCGGTAACAACCAGCCAGACAAAGCTCTGGAGGTCCTGGAGTCTGTTCTAGCCTCGATGCCTGAACACTGCTCCTCCCCACAGGAAGGTTTGTTATTTTCTAAGGTTAAAAAAATACCGTCTTGGGTTACAGGGAAGCTATTTTTCAGTGGcataaaaagtaaaataaaaactatATAATGTTGTACCTTTACTTTTCATGCTTTGGTGTTACTTTTTACTAATGAAGAACTGATTAGAACATTATAGTGTGAATGAAAAAAATTACACATGTTTTGACGATGTAAGTTCAGCTTAATAGGAGCAATGCTTTTTCACCCTTTCTGCTAAAAACGCCTGTGAAGTAACACATTAAGTAGCTTATATTCGATGGTAACGTAGACATGCTTAGTCTGACGGTTAAATCCCTGAAGCAATCAGCCCCCCTTCTTTCACAGGATCAAATTCTAACAAGGCTTGCTGATTTGGTTCCTACTCGAGCCTTCCTAGCTGTTTTCCTAATTGAAATAGTGAGCAGAAGGCCCACTTTGTGCTCACTTCTTTGAACGTGTCTGGTTTGTTGGTAAGGTGTGGTGCTCAACATGCGTGGTGTGGCCCTTGGATGCATGGGTGACATCCGGAGGGCGGCCGAGAGCTACCAGGCGGCTATTGACATCTGTGAAGAGCTTGAAGAACCATCTAATTGGGCCGTAGCTCAGGCTAATTTAGGTAATGTATGTGCTTTACTTATGAGTACATTATTCCTCCAACACAGAGACCCCAGTTTCACGTGACGACTCCCAGTTCGCTCATGGAAGAGAGGATAGCGGAGATGATTTTCTGGTTGTCTTTGTTAAACCACCGGCATTAACCAAACAAACTCATGTTTACACATGGCCCAGTCAAGAGATAACGTTATCTGTCTTTTCTAAGGCACTCTATCTTAGGCAGCCTCTCATTAATATGCCTAATATATTGTCTTCATTGCACAAATACCCTCCAGTGGCTCATGTCCCAGTATCTGCCAAAACAGAGATGGATAAAGACAGAGGCCCTGTTCTGCTTTGCTTTGTTACTGAGACATGTTTGGATTCTGTTTGGCAAAATGCCGTGCATATCTTCACTGGGATTTTGAATGTAATTATAGCAATGATAAAtctttccttcttcttcctcttgctCTACTTGTTTACTcaccacctactactactaccacttccggcggctcccgttagggggcgccacagcggatcatccatttccatctcttcctgtcctctgcatcttcctctgtcacaccagccacctgcatgtcctccctcaccacatccataaacctcctctttggccttcctcttctcctcttccctggcagctccatattcagcatccttctcccagtatacccagcatctctcctccacacatgtccaaaccatctcaatcttgtctctcttgctttgtccccaaactgtccaacctgagctgtccctctaatatactcgtttctaatcctgtccttcttcatcactcccaatgaaaatcttatcatcttcatctctgccacctccagctcctcctcctgtcttttcgtcagtgccactgtctccaaaccatacaacatagctggtctcaccaccatcttgtaaaccttccctttaactcttgctggtacccttctgtcacacatcactcctgacactcttctccacccactccaccctgcctgcaccctcttcttcacctctctactgcactccccgttactttggacagttgaccccaagtatttaaactcatacgccttcatcacctctactgcttgcatcctcaccattccactgtcctccctctccttcacacataggtactccgtcttgctcctactgactttcattcctcttctcttctcgtaGGGTTGTTGTGTCTCAAGGCCGGGGCCAAAAGACTAGCAGAGAGACATCTGCTCAAGGCGGTGGAGCTCTTCTCAGAGCTGGATGAAGAGGGGCATGAAGAGAACTTGATCTCTGTGCTGCTTGTGCTGGGACAGCATTATGTGCAGCAGGGACAGCTGGAGGATGGGAAGGGATGCTATGAGTGGGCTCTGCTCTTCGCTATCAAAGTCAAACATTCAGACTGTAAGTAAGGCCGTCGACAGTGTCTGAGGTGAACACACTGTCTCATTCTGAGTCCACACTGTCCACAAAGAGGACTGGACCACTGTACTAGGCAGGATGTTGGGCTGGTAATGACTAGCTTTAATAGATTTGTAAGTTACTGGCCTATGCATTGGCCACTAACTTATGTGAATGCATATTTCCAATGTGAATGCCGGCAGACAGTTTATATTAACAAAGCCCCAGTTTTTCTTACTGCCCTAATTTGTGCATATTTTGTAAGAAAATATTGATTTTCTTTATATAAAAAACAGttgatgcatatatatatatatatgtatgtatgttaccCTCTTTTAAGGGTAATTCCATTTTTTAAAATGttggtttttgtagtttttgccatcgtgcatatccGTTATATCACTTTACTCATGGCAGTCCCGTGTCCAAGATCTCTACAGTGAAGTAAGTAAAGTGGGTAAAATTATATCATAATTGATATGCACCATCGcagaaactacaaaaataagacccacattgtaaaaaatgagagagagagagaaggtttggatgatgtggggatggtgaatcaggaagtgcagtggattaacaaggaggaagtgagggcagctatgaagaggatgaagagtggaaaggcagttggtcctgatgacatacctgtggaggcatggaggtgtttaggagagatggcagtggagtttttaactagattgtttaacacaatcctggaaagtgagaggatgcctgaggagtggagaagaagcatactggtaccgatcttcaagaataagggtgatgtgcagaactgcagcaactcatcatcatcatcatcatcatcagttccataacgtatggaggttgtaggagaacagctgatgcctcaacaagtctcttccaccgtttatgctgattgagtttggttgagtcatcattgtgtgtcagtagggggagtacctggtggtccctattgcctctccaggtatgggtggctgttggttcacaaaagaactcatccaccctttgacaggttttgtttttagtcctgctgggtgtccacacaccctcctcacaacaacccaagggttgaagtgggggtgccggtttagttgcCGACCcgatggttgcagtttaacgtcgtacccaggacggaGCTACAGAGCAACTACAGCATgttatgtgatgtttgctttgagaatgttgatggagaagtatagaggaggccagaaggaggtacattgtgtctttgtagatttagagaaagcatatgacagggtgccgagagaggaggtgtggtattgtatgaggaagtcaggagtagcagagaagtatgtaggagtggtgcaggatatgtatgagggaggtgtgacagtggtgaggtgtgaggttggaatgacagatgggttcaaggtggaggtgggactacatcaaggatcggctctcagtcctttcttgtttgcaatggtgatggacaggttgacggacgagatcaggcaggagtctccatggacgatgatgttcagggatgacattgtgatctgtagtgagagtagggagcaggtggaggagagcctggagaggtggaggtatgcactggagagaagaggaatgaaagtcagtaggagcaagatggaatacctatgcgtgaatgagagggaggacagtggaatggtgaggatgcaaggagtggaggtgatgaaggtggatgagtttaaatacttggggtcaactgtctaaagtaacggggagtgcaggagagaggtgaagaagagagtgcaggcagggtggagtgggtggagaagagtgtcaggagtgatgtgtgacagaagggtaccagcaagagttaaagggaaggtttacaagatggtggtgagaccagctatgttatatggtttggagacagtggtactgatgaaaagacaggaggtggagctggaggtggcagagatgaagatgataagattttcactgggagtgatgaagaaggacaggattaggaacgagtatactagagggacagctcaggttggacggtttggagacaaagcaagagaggcaagattgagatggtttggacatgtgtggaggagagatgctgggtatactgggagaaggatgctgaatatggagctgccagggaagaggagaagaggaaggccaaagaggaggtttatggatgtggtgagggagaacatgcaggtggctggtgtgacagaggaagatgcagaggacaggaagagatggaaatggatgatccgctgtggcgccccctaacgggagctcccgggagtagttgtagtagttgtagaAAAACAAATCCATCCTTGAAATGACATTTCTTCTGTTGCCAGGCCAGCTGAGAGCGACACAGAGTCTCTGCCAGCTGTACAGGGTGGTGAAGCCGGACCAGGCTCTGTGTATCCTCTACACTGAACACCAGCTCCGCCTGCTGAGGAGCAGAGGAGATAGAGCTCAGGAGGGAGCCATGATGGAGACCATCAGCCAGCTCTATCTCAGTCTCCACactgagaggtgtgtgtgtgtgtgtgtgtgtgtgtgtgtgtgtgtgtgtgtgtgtgtgtgtgtgtgtgtttctttgttcacatgcttgtctgtctgtctgtctgtctgtctgtcttggtgcatgctcattaatccagacaagaaaatcacagaaagttggatgAGTTCATCTGTGACTGCAGGTATATTTGCATATgcaactggtcattggtttcagtcgttatgccactgtattgtttataagggtgggggtacctgaagtcagtttagggcccagacacaccaggtGAGTTGCTGGGAGTACACATCGAAGGCCCCGCTGTCGGAGCCTCGCCAGTCTGATTCCCCCGTCTGTCTCCTCCATGTCTCACAGAGAGCCACTGTTCCTCCAACCAAGGTCTCTACAAAACTGTCCGGGTTTgtgaaaactggtgaaaaactGTGCGGAGTTAACAGCTTATATGTTAAGCAGTTGTGCTCTAATGACAGTAAGCGGATTTGAATAACTGGacacagagaataaacaaaaacagaaagtaCCAGAGAGCGCTGTACCGAGGCTGCCATCGCCGGCGCCATCTTGGTGACATAGAAGTAGGTAGTCTTGAGGTATTTGCTGTGCGATAGAAGAAAGGCATGTAGGCATGCGCTTTAATATCGTACAGGTGATAAACTGCTGCATATAGATGGGACTCAACTAGTCCTGGGAAATACATCCAAACTTTGATGCAAACATTTTCTTTGTCATTGTCAACATGAAAAAATAACTTCAAAAATACTCCTTCTGCTTTCACTTGACACCACGCTTATGAATATTTTGTATCCTTTCAAGTGAATTAATTATTTGAATAGCACAAGTAAAAGAAGCCAGATTAGAGTGACGTCGTCTCTTCTTGTCATCAGGGCATATCGGGCGGCCCTGGACTACACCAAGGGGAGTCTGGCTATTTTCATTGACCTGGGCTGCAGGGAGAAGGAGGCATACAGCTGGCTGCAGGCAGGGATGATCTACCAGATGCTGGGCCAGAAAGAACTGGTGGATCTATACATTCAGGTGTGACTTACAGGATTTAAAGGACTTAGTTGTTAAAGTAGACTGCAGTGGAATTAGAGCTGCTTTACTCATACTttactatcgaccagtctctaatcttccattctttccaAAGCACCAGAGAGAGTTCTGTGTCAacaactttccactcatatcgaagaaaactatctatatgaaccttctcaatcagctttcagggcctgtcacaccGCTGAaattgctctgaccagagtggtaaacaaTCTTCTATTTGCTATGGACCGATTCCACCTCTGTGTTTCTacaactggacctcagtgcagccttttacACTGTTGATCACTGAAtaatattagacagaataaattgcaattttggtgtctctggtttagctctctcttgagttaagtcctatttatctggaagaacactgtgtgtctgctataataacattacactgaaattctctgacgttaaatatgttGTACCTCAGGGATCGGTTCGTGGCCCTCTACTTTtacctctttatatttcacctgttggccaaattatactgctcaaaaaataaagggaacacctaaaaacacaatatagacctcgatgaatgaaatatttcagctgaaaatctttatttattagacagaggaatgtgtttagagcaaaataacctaagaatgatcaatggaaatcaaaatcattagcccattaaggcctggattcagaatcatactcaaaatcaaagtggaaaatgagaacataggctgatccaacttctgtggaaattcttcaagacgattcaaaatgaggctcagtagtgtgtgtggcctccacgtgcctgtatgcactccctacaacgtctgggcatgctcctgatgagacgacggatggtctcctgagggatctcctcccagacctggatcagggcatcggtcaactcctggacagtctgtggtgcgacatcgcgttggcggatggtacgagacatgatgtcccagaggtgctcgattggattcaggtctggggaacgtgcaggctagtccatagcatcaatgccctcgacatacaggaactgctgacacactctggccacatgaggacgagcattgtcatgcatgagcaggaacccagggcccactgcaccagcatatggtctgacaatgggtctgaggatctcatcccggtacctaatggcagtcatggtacctctggctagcacgtagaggtctgtgcggccctccaaggatatgcctccccagaccatcactgacccaacgccaaaccggtcatgctggaggatgttgcaggcagcagaacgttctccacagcgtctccagactctctcgcgtctgtcacatgtgttcagtgtgaacctgctctcatctgggaagagcacagggcgccaatggcgaatctgccaaccaagatgttctctggcaaaggtcaatcgggctgcacggtgttgggctgtgagcacaggccccaattgtggacgtcgggccctcataccatcctcatgcattctgtttctcactgtttgagcagaaacctgcacattagtggcctgttgaaggtcgttttgtagggctccggcagtgctcctcctgttcctccttgcacaaaggaccagatagcggtcctgctgtggggttgttgtcctcctgcggccccctccacgtctcctggtgtactggcctgtctcctggtacctcctccatgctctggacactgtgctgggagacacatcaaatcttcttgccacagcacgcattgatgtgccatcctggatgagctgcactacctgagcaacttctgtaggttgcagataccgcctcatgccacctctagtggtgagggcactagcaaaatgaaaaactaaccaaagatcggccagaaaagatgaggacaggcaaatggtctgtggccaccacctgcaaatccattcctgttataggggttgtcttgcaaattgtctaatttccaccaggtggaaattagacaatttgccaacaggtgaaattgattcacaaatcagtgttgcttcctaactggacaggttgatatctcaaaagtgtgattgacttggagctacattgcattgcttatgtgttccctttatttttttgagcagtgtatatgcagtcatggattaaatttccattgctatgctgatgatgatcatcctcaaatgactaacttagaggcctgcttggctgctgtgaaaaattggatgtcactaaactttctggtgaatgagatgctggtcattggccctgccagacacagacatcaatttgatcaagtaacgataacagtcgacaactctgtggtttcacaaagtgtggcagccaaaaatcttggtgttacgtttgatcccagcctttcctttgataagcacattaaagaaatcaccaagactgccttttttcatttacgtaacatagctaaaattcggtcttttctctccatgtctgATGCAGAGACTAGTAATGCATTTATTTCAtctagacttgattactgtaatgttgtgttttcaggtctgccacattctagtactcaaagtcttcagatggttcaaaataccgcagctagaatcctaactaaatttaggaaatttgaccatattacaccaattcttgcctccctatccatgttagatcagaatacaaggtgcttctgctgacttataaaatcctaaatgggcttgccccatcttacctttctgatctccttaaaccgtacagtccatctcgagctcttcgctccaaaatacagggctcctgtgtgtacccaaagttaaaaagaagtcagctggtggcagcagggccttttcctatcgggccccgttcttgtggaataacctgcctgctgccatcagaccatcagagtctgttgagtcctttaaacccaaacttaaaactatttttttgccttaacctacaattagttgcctttaaattgagtgcttcacaacctgtactgcatggtggatcagtttctgtctcaatgaatttaccaaccactgttctgccgaccagattaaagagtatagattattgattattgcaaactgttctcttcactcatcttttctctctctcagaatttttttttttgtcctccgaAATTTGTCAAGGTGACAGTGGTTTTCAGCAGTGCTGGAAAAAGTATTTAAAACctttactcaagtaaaagtatttAAAACctttactcaagtaaaagtagcaACACAACAGTGTAAGAATACGCCATTAAtagtaaaagtcctgcattcaaaatgccacttaagtaaaagtaatgaaatatctattatccaaaccacttatcctgatcagggtggcgggatgctggagcctatcccagtagtcattgggcagcaggcgaggagacaccctggacaggctgccaggcgatTACAGGGCTGCCAAGTAATGAAATATTCTCAGTAAAATGTACTCAAGTATCCAAAGGAAAAGTACTCattctgaaaaaaaaatggcCCCTTTCAAATTTTTAAAATTTTGTTACCCTGTCAGTAGTGTTTTTATGTTGTAGCAGGTTAACTACTTCATATAATTTTGGGTAGTTTAAACTTGACAATGCATCATATTTTATGAGCTTATCATGAGATTTGCATAGAGAACTGCAGCCATCAGATACATGTATGAGAGTAGAGAGTACAATATTTCTCTCTGAAATGAACTGGTGTGAAATTATAAAGTCTCACAATATGGCAATACTCAAGTTAAGTACCAGTACCTCAAAACTGTACAGTACTTGAGTGAATGTACtttgttactttccacctctggttTTCAGGTATacttatatacatacacatggtGAAGAGAGCTACAGAATCTAAAATACATTGCGAGACTTTCAACATAGCCACCAAGACACTCTTCTATATAGTCCGTCAGGGTGTTGTGATATACCGGTATTGGCTATAACAGTgatatttaaaaaatgaaatattgatatCATGTTAATAATGCACATATGataatgtaacctatttttctggtcttgcctgttagtgattttaaattcctgttataagctgttgccagagtatacgccttgagctcttattttgaaggccgaagagagagcggaagtgctgtacgcagcgttggtgctgtggagttctgttgggggaagaatccaaataaagtggtcctcgtgtgaaagtggagcctccgtatttgttattttatagtttcataccgtataggcgacatctacacaccctcggttacattggtggcagcggcgggatccggaagtgtgcagagcctcagaagtctcttcggagcgcgggaataacaaagcgcgagggcgcgcttccgggagagggtgacgactgtaaactactaataagacacattagcccctagctaacgggtctgaccctttagtcgagcggttagtgatgtcgccttgtggtgcagtacacccccgtatcgaatcccgcaccgggtaagaaaataaccggttacattaaaaTCCACGAACCAACTGGTTTTCACTTTGAGATGGTTTTCAGCCTTCAGATGTCAGCGAGCTCACGAGAACGGTCTGGGCTTGGGTCACTCTTTACAGGTGTGCACACACTGTAAGACTGGACAACCTGAGTCGGTCCTTGATGGCATGCCATTACGGACAGTAGAAATAATGTTAAGATCTTTGTGTGGCTATTCGCATAAAG of Lampris incognitus isolate fLamInc1 chromosome 20, fLamInc1.hap2, whole genome shotgun sequence contains these proteins:
- the LOC130130539 gene encoding SH3 domain and tetratricopeptide repeat-containing protein 1 yields the protein MDELGPLQLQDQRPFPQPTSQLKEKESQGPLQARQLEKRAAVKRQRQRTVTAAQMRRRKRFHDETSEKTEARDAAQTLATSRRPHDSRSRSQRDNTSARLPCTELCALHAEGGLGRGSRSVSALQGEGALGRGPRSMSALHAEGGLGRGPRSMSALQGEGGLGRGPRSTSALHAEGAPGRGPRSTALAMSLAMVVGPDRLPADEESQETLKGKLRILQADNTEVNALFRELSAHLLSISSEESIIYVTFKTFEEIWKFTTYYALGLLGHCMESLLLEQTFWLTSLDKDMGIEVSVQEDTLNLMYKGILMQSGSLFGSSSTNQMFDSSTCGGDVYLERGDIAQFEPPLVDSEWTLLCLSDGARGRKLKPALQPVAPFHQWFLKSCAERMLVGSGRPTCDFPLQFARGGCLAIADYDAEGPDELSFLSGDHIIIVGVIVSCFSWFLGRMDATGVVGLVKTSLVKAANDICESADIFLENEERTFFNLKEEHIIEETIAMLKNTSQIDIGQIYKLGEPDNSVTRPLEHKKIIERILSQQRVPSSHSVVATIGTQEDLNLDTKKSELKSPCFTLPLVVEGNNNTESYITLLSFLNGSHYKPEFGVIYGPTSELLASSIFANQADENKLTAFLGSARETARKKGHYWSQSRLCYLLGKLCAWRSSFSKARIYLEEALSVPREGFTDMKLLASIYTNLAFVYLTQKNLEKYYAMAERIAALIMGIQESMASVENDSEVLKYVVMKAVLSHNKIAEARACFILAKHHWRWGESVNAVPYIERLLVLCGEHSRTWNIATSHGYLSLGKLYSELCLPHLSISSARRASLQPSASLSDCLHGVALVLENSTRLYGIREHEISIPTQVAPQLHQALSFIEGAEDGQNGDGRKQYSALSHTLAVCLSQLFKKHEMVGHAVRSVQTLLTHWPPFPSLSVSEINSALIWLGWLYIGNNQPDKALEVLESVLASMPEHCSSPQEGVVLNMRGVALGCMGDIRRAAESYQAAIDICEELEEPSNWAVAQANLGLLCLKAGAKRLAERHLLKAVELFSELDEEGHEENLISVLLVLGQHYVQQGQLEDGKGCYEWALLFAIKVKHSDCQLRATQSLCQLYRVVKPDQALCILYTEHQLRLLRSRGDRAQEGAMMETISQLYLSLHTERAYRAALDYTKGSLAIFIDLGCREKEAYSWLQAGMIYQMLGQKELVDLYIQVAQDVGLGTGDTSFILKLLEMAGDVFFNSGQDRDKAVCFYGDRALPIAVKTGDTKTRLRLCNKLAELLLRLKLYGQAVEFAQTTLDLSIALGEED